Proteins found in one Oncorhynchus mykiss isolate Arlee chromosome 3, USDA_OmykA_1.1, whole genome shotgun sequence genomic segment:
- the LOC110505210 gene encoding hepcidin-like — protein sequence MKAFSVAVAVVVVLACMFILESTAVPFFEVRTDEVGSIDSPVGEHQQPGGESMRLLLAGIQEHFRFKRQSHLSLCRWCCNCCHNKGCGFCCKF from the exons ATGAAGGCCTTCAGTGTTGCAGTTGCAGTGGTGGTCGTCCTCGCATGTATGTTCATCCTTGAAAGCACTGCTGTTCCTTTCTTCGAG GTGCGAACGGACGAGGTTGGAAGCATTGACAGTCCAGTTGGGGAACATCAACAGCCGGGCGGCGAGTCCATGCGTCTGCTG TTGGCCGGGATACAGGAGCATTTCAGGTTCAAGCGTCAGAGCCACCTCTCCCTGTGCCGTTGGTGCTGCAACTGCTGTCACAACAAGGGCTGTGGCTTCTGCTGCAAATTCTGA
- the LOC100135935 gene encoding hepcidin: MKAFSVAVAVVLVLACMFILESTAVPFSEVLTEEVGSIDSPVGEHQQPGGESMRLPEHFRFKRQSHLSLCRWCCNCCHNKGCGFCCKF; encoded by the exons ATGAAGGCCTTCAGTGTTGCAGTTGCAGTGGTACTCGTCCTTGCATGTATGTTCATCCTTGAAAGCACCGCTGTTCCTTTCTCCGAG GTGCTAACGGAGGAGGTTGGAAGCATTGACAGTCCAGTTGGGGAACATCAACAGCCGGGCGGCGAGTCCATGCGTCTGCCG GAGCATTTCAGGTTCAAGCGTCAGAGCCACCTCTCCCTGTGCCGTTGGTGCTGCAACTGCTGTCACAACAAGGGCTGTGGCTTCTGCTGCAAATTCTGA